In Marinobacter sp. es.048, the following proteins share a genomic window:
- a CDS encoding DUF1631 family protein encodes MSQNRQRPKDVPSVVAVSGKIDDVLAGIRVPDLPYPAGKLEPDAVSDWRPLLISCWSEQRDERVTHVIRSVHLEWSARQVNAAYVADRIMDVFLKTSGLHPSLARRVARLRFYLAWRMNLEGKKAFSKALLEWLDSLQEWRGWSDSGGRSAKVLMDQLDSLVIAVSASFESGKTEPVNEFCHSWQEDAGKRNAQVGKLRQRLLETEQGAAKQRKAEQSSRALIGRALQGRKLPLPIVRFILDHWQGLLKQSIWDSGLEGENLRHGSKLLEWLVWIGDPSLSDKDRNRLYHVGEQIGDRILDVWKRVFNESLPAESLSGIESAMVSRLRGEAPDLVEALPAEGSFHWDSTWLSFEVPAAEAFEPYEGQWFVEGEGVGEQRRYFYAFLPESAEILWTNGAGVKLGLQTWGEFQRALEQEQIGPLPQLTPFGTVLAETVELLARVCEKQRRQREQAAEAARLRAEELRREKEVAEERRRAEEAEREAELERQRQADEEQRLADEQAEQERIRKERTLLAEKQVDAIKLGGWIVVEPDETSDEPARLKLAVRINASRKLVFVDRLGLNRREFLEDALVEGIVEGRIRVLGTSAEFDDTLSRVVGRIRVGRN; translated from the coding sequence ATGTCGCAAAACAGGCAGAGACCGAAGGATGTGCCTTCCGTTGTAGCGGTTTCAGGCAAGATTGACGATGTCCTGGCCGGCATCCGTGTTCCTGACCTCCCATACCCGGCTGGCAAGCTTGAACCAGACGCCGTCAGCGACTGGCGCCCGCTGCTCATTTCCTGCTGGTCGGAACAGCGCGACGAGCGCGTGACCCATGTGATCCGCTCCGTTCATCTGGAGTGGTCAGCCCGACAGGTGAACGCCGCCTATGTGGCTGACCGCATCATGGACGTGTTCCTGAAGACAAGCGGCCTGCACCCGAGCCTCGCCCGCCGGGTGGCAAGGCTGCGCTTCTATCTTGCCTGGCGCATGAATCTGGAGGGCAAGAAAGCCTTCAGCAAGGCGCTACTGGAGTGGCTGGACAGCCTTCAGGAGTGGCGCGGCTGGAGTGATTCCGGAGGCCGTTCCGCCAAGGTTCTGATGGATCAGCTGGATTCGCTGGTTATCGCCGTTTCCGCAAGTTTTGAATCCGGCAAGACGGAGCCGGTGAACGAATTTTGTCATAGCTGGCAGGAAGACGCCGGGAAGAGGAATGCCCAGGTTGGAAAGCTCCGCCAACGGCTGCTGGAAACCGAGCAGGGCGCTGCAAAGCAGCGCAAGGCAGAGCAGTCTTCCCGGGCATTGATCGGTCGGGCTCTCCAGGGGCGCAAGCTGCCGCTTCCGATTGTCCGCTTTATCCTTGATCACTGGCAGGGTCTGCTGAAACAGTCGATCTGGGATTCCGGTCTCGAGGGAGAGAATCTGCGACATGGCAGCAAGTTGCTGGAATGGCTGGTCTGGATTGGTGATCCGTCGCTTTCCGACAAGGACCGTAACCGGCTCTATCACGTGGGCGAACAGATCGGTGATCGCATCCTTGATGTCTGGAAACGGGTTTTTAATGAATCACTGCCTGCGGAGTCCCTGTCCGGGATCGAATCCGCTATGGTTTCCAGGCTGAGAGGGGAGGCGCCGGATCTTGTGGAGGCTCTGCCTGCGGAGGGGAGCTTCCACTGGGACAGCACTTGGCTCAGCTTCGAAGTGCCCGCGGCAGAAGCTTTTGAACCGTATGAGGGGCAATGGTTTGTCGAGGGCGAGGGTGTCGGAGAGCAGCGCCGTTACTTCTATGCGTTCTTACCGGAATCGGCAGAAATCCTCTGGACCAACGGCGCCGGCGTGAAACTGGGGCTGCAGACCTGGGGCGAGTTTCAGAGGGCCCTTGAGCAGGAGCAGATCGGGCCATTGCCGCAGCTCACGCCGTTCGGAACGGTGTTGGCAGAAACCGTGGAACTGCTTGCCCGGGTCTGCGAGAAGCAGCGTCGGCAGAGGGAACAGGCGGCGGAAGCTGCCAGGCTGCGCGCCGAGGAATTGAGGCGGGAAAAAGAAGTCGCGGAAGAACGGCGCAGAGCCGAGGAAGCGGAGCGTGAAGCCGAGCTTGAGCGCCAGCGGCAAGCCGATGAAGAGCAACGTCTAGCCGATGAACAGGCTGAACAGGAACGGATCCGGAAGGAAAGAACGCTGCTGGCCGAGAAACAGGTGGATGCCATCAAGCTTGGTGGCTGGATTGTCGTTGAACCCGATGAAACGTCTGATGAACCTGCCCGTCTGAAACTGGCCGTGCGCATCAATGCGTCGAGAAAGCTCGTGTTTGTGGACCGTCTCGGCCTGAACCGGCGCGAATTTCTCGAGGACGCCCTGGTTGAAGGGATTGTCGAAGGACGGATCCGGGTTCTGGGAACCTCCGCGGAATTCGACGATACCCTTAGCAGGGTAGTCGGGCGGATTCGTGTTGGCCGCAACTGA
- a CDS encoding PilZ domain-containing protein, which yields MADNDYSFGTRNEPPVDQDNRADYRLTARARAILELESGLPEETGAEERDLVCGIRDISASGLCLTADEPLSLGALLPASVFLGNHAQPFGLMVEVVWCRPNESSFLVGARIIESDETAYVEWVEAVASAMAQD from the coding sequence ATGGCAGATAATGACTATAGCTTTGGAACCCGGAATGAACCGCCCGTTGATCAGGACAATCGGGCCGATTACCGTCTTACGGCGCGAGCCAGGGCAATACTCGAGCTTGAGTCCGGCTTGCCGGAAGAAACCGGAGCCGAGGAGCGGGACCTTGTCTGCGGTATTCGTGATATTTCCGCCAGTGGTCTTTGCCTGACAGCTGACGAACCCCTTTCCCTGGGGGCCCTGCTGCCGGCGAGCGTATTTCTTGGTAACCATGCCCAGCCTTTCGGTCTGATGGTCGAAGTGGTCTGGTGTCGACCCAACGAGTCGAGCTTTCTGGTGGGGGCGCGAATCATCGAGTCTGACGAAACCGCATACGTCGAGTGGGTGGAGGCCGTGGCCTCGGCGATGGCCCAGGATTGA
- a CDS encoding enoyl-ACP reductase FabI, with translation MGILSGKKALIVGVASKLSIAYGIAEAFAREGAELAFTYQNEKLQPRVEKFAEQFGSKLTFPCDVASDEEIENVFKELGKHWDNIDIIVHAVGYAPGHELDGNYVDVTTRDGFRIAHDISSYSFVALAKGARGMMHEGSSLITLSYLGAEKVLQNYNVMGLAKASLEANVRYMAASLGRDGIRVNGISAGPIKTLAASGIKSFRKMLAENARRAPLRRNVTIDEVGNAAAFLGSNLSSGITGEIMYVDGGFNITGMGELEE, from the coding sequence ATGGGAATCCTCAGTGGCAAGAAAGCACTGATCGTTGGCGTAGCCAGCAAACTGTCTATTGCTTACGGCATCGCCGAGGCCTTCGCCCGCGAAGGTGCCGAATTGGCGTTTACCTACCAGAATGAAAAACTTCAGCCACGGGTTGAGAAATTCGCCGAACAATTCGGCAGCAAGCTGACCTTCCCCTGCGATGTCGCCAGCGACGAAGAAATTGAAAACGTCTTCAAGGAACTGGGCAAGCACTGGGACAACATCGACATTATTGTCCATGCGGTGGGCTATGCGCCTGGACACGAGCTGGACGGCAACTACGTCGACGTGACCACCCGTGACGGCTTCCGCATTGCCCACGACATCAGCTCCTACAGCTTTGTCGCGCTGGCCAAGGGTGCTCGCGGCATGATGCACGAAGGCAGCTCGCTGATTACCCTGAGCTACCTGGGCGCCGAGAAGGTTCTTCAGAACTACAACGTGATGGGCCTGGCCAAGGCCTCCCTGGAAGCCAACGTTCGCTATATGGCCGCCAGCCTGGGCCGTGACGGCATTCGTGTGAACGGTATTTCCGCCGGCCCGATCAAGACTCTGGCCGCCTCTGGCATCAAGAGCTTCCGTAAGATGCTGGCCGAAAACGCCAGGCGGGCACCGCTGCGTCGAAACGTCACCATCGACGAAGTGGGTAATGCTGCCGCATTCCTCGGCTCTAATCTGTCCTCAGGTATTACCGGCGAGATCATGTACGTAGACGGCGGCTTCAACATCACTGGCATGGGTGAACTGGAAGAGTAA
- a CDS encoding ABC transporter ATP-binding protein, translating into MSQLLQISDLSICFNQGPAAVESLSLAVREGETLALVGESGSGKSISALSILRLLDARHASYPSGQIRYRGEDLLAATEKRMRQIRGREIGMIFQEPMTSLNPLHTVEKQIGETLELHKGMRGPQAKQRCLELLKLVGIQNPESKLGAYPHQLSGGQKQRVMIAMALANEPDLLIADEPTTALDVTVQKQVLELLRDLQKKLGMAILLITHDLTIVRRYADRVAVMEHGKLVEEAETDALFASPQHAYTRKLLDAEPPEAPLALGKRAEPLLAVEHLDVRFPVRKNLLGQVKESFHAVQNAEFQLNHGETLGIVGESGSGKTTIGHALLKLTASTGSIRLTGEELAFLNQKDFRPWRRRVQIVFQDPFGSLSPRMSIAEIVREGLEIHDADNAAEHDQKVIRALTDVGLDPEARHRYPHEFSGGQRQRIAIARALVLQPDLIILDEPTSALDRTVQKQVIELLRDIQTRYGLSYIFISHDLAVVRALSHKLLVLQHGQIVEYGDAAEIFHAPRAEYTRELLNAAFFYQKPTTTI; encoded by the coding sequence ATGAGCCAACTGCTTCAGATCTCCGACCTCTCCATCTGTTTCAATCAGGGGCCCGCGGCGGTTGAATCCCTCTCGCTGGCTGTTCGCGAGGGCGAGACCCTGGCCCTGGTGGGCGAAAGCGGCTCCGGAAAATCCATTTCCGCGCTATCGATCCTGCGCCTCCTGGATGCACGCCATGCCAGCTACCCTAGCGGGCAGATACGCTACCGAGGTGAAGATCTGCTGGCTGCCACCGAGAAGCGAATGCGCCAGATCCGGGGCCGGGAGATTGGAATGATCTTCCAGGAGCCAATGACGTCCCTTAACCCGTTACACACGGTGGAAAAGCAGATTGGCGAAACCCTGGAGCTCCACAAGGGAATGCGAGGGCCCCAGGCTAAGCAACGGTGTCTGGAGCTGCTGAAACTGGTCGGCATACAGAATCCGGAAAGCAAGCTTGGCGCCTACCCACACCAGTTGTCGGGCGGGCAGAAACAGCGTGTGATGATCGCCATGGCACTGGCCAACGAACCCGATCTTCTTATCGCGGACGAGCCCACAACCGCCCTGGATGTCACCGTACAGAAACAGGTTCTCGAGTTGCTCCGGGATCTTCAGAAGAAGCTGGGCATGGCCATTCTGTTGATTACCCATGACCTGACTATCGTTCGCCGATACGCAGACCGGGTGGCCGTTATGGAGCACGGCAAACTCGTGGAGGAAGCCGAGACCGACGCTCTGTTTGCAAGCCCGCAACACGCCTACACCAGGAAGCTGCTGGATGCGGAGCCTCCGGAAGCGCCCCTGGCCCTGGGTAAACGCGCGGAACCGCTGCTCGCCGTTGAACATCTGGACGTGCGCTTCCCGGTCCGCAAGAATCTCCTGGGTCAGGTAAAGGAATCCTTTCACGCCGTGCAGAACGCGGAATTCCAGCTCAACCATGGCGAAACTCTCGGAATCGTCGGGGAAAGCGGCAGCGGCAAGACCACCATTGGCCATGCCCTGCTGAAACTTACCGCCAGTACCGGCAGTATCCGCCTGACGGGCGAGGAGCTGGCGTTTCTTAACCAGAAGGATTTCCGGCCCTGGCGGCGGCGGGTGCAGATTGTCTTCCAGGATCCGTTCGGCAGCCTGAGCCCGAGAATGTCCATTGCCGAAATCGTCCGGGAAGGGCTGGAAATTCATGATGCGGATAACGCCGCCGAGCATGACCAGAAAGTGATTCGCGCGCTGACCGATGTCGGCCTGGATCCGGAGGCACGGCATCGATACCCACACGAATTCTCTGGCGGCCAACGCCAACGTATTGCCATCGCCCGGGCCCTGGTGCTGCAGCCCGACCTGATCATCCTGGACGAACCCACTTCAGCCCTGGACCGCACCGTGCAGAAACAGGTCATTGAACTGTTAAGGGATATCCAGACCCGTTATGGTCTAAGCTATATCTTTATCAGCCATGACCTGGCTGTGGTGCGCGCCCTGAGCCATAAGCTATTGGTGCTGCAGCATGGCCAGATTGTGGAATATGGTGACGCGGCCGAGATCTTTCATGCACCGCGGGCGGAATACACCCGTGAGCTGCTCAATGCCGCATTCTTTTACCAGAAACCAACTACGACTATTTGA